In a single window of the Bacteroidota bacterium genome:
- a CDS encoding PKD domain-containing protein translates to MNKEAKNKHNNFFKIFLLVAILLVFNKLSYSQTGQGNVWCFGNHAGLNFSTGNPVAFYSGQTNNLEGSATISDSAGNLLFYTDGMTIWNANHQTMETGLYGHSSATQSGVIVPHPTNPDTFYVFTIDATQNNLNHGLRYTIVDMSLNSGLGDVPTPTSSSKNQLLTPSGIKMAEKITAVRHCNNVDIWIIGHGYSKGSSNAGGKFYAFLLTPNGIVTTPVISTVGTVHQGGDGSGYGNSRGYLKASSDGRKIALAITYDGCTSYWANWCSSSSGAFEVFDFDYTTGIVSNPIRFKDNFKGAYGIAFSPNGNVLYGGGWGSYGGSIKIWQWNLAAGSATAIKNSQTTVATESSGGFGALQLASDGKIYISRNYKYNLSVIKYPNKLGSSCGYQSNGVSLGSRRCRYGLPTFVASYFDPNHGYTYSNNYEDMITVFMIADSQRIDSVFWNFNDPTTGTSDTSTAFNPVHAFSDTGNYNVLLVIYRCNIIDSIYHSVINYPRPNTGFTINDTLQCFNENRFVFTDTSTIESGTIDYFKWHFGDGDTSNVQHPVHSYSNPGIYTVKLVTTYDHKGMDSSTHQLEVIYSPNAVVGVNDTLQCLSGNLCYFDNNSSISTTSSLSFYWDLGGGDTSTSIYVLPKTYTTADTFAVMLIATSDSACVDTSIQNVFIRPMPNAGFSLNDTAQCLTANNFIFTNNTTIAYDTLSYLWSFGGNDTSTATNPNHSYSSSDTFEVKLLATTNFGCKDSAYQTNIVFPMPNSGFSVNDSNQCLRGNNFVFTNSSSISSGSLSYYWDFGDGDTSTSKNPSHSFATSDTFQVKLLVYSGEGCPDSITKTVYVFPMPNSVFSINDSAQCYYGNSYVFSNSSNISTGSISYLWNFGDSDTSTFTNPTHSYTSDDTFNVKLIVTSALGCKDSLIKSTIVYPEPQPSFSFNDSDQCMNGHQFIITNNSTINSGSMTWFWNFDDGTTSTNENPTHNYSTEDTFEV, encoded by the coding sequence ATGAATAAAGAAGCAAAAAATAAGCACAACAATTTTTTCAAAATATTTTTGCTTGTTGCAATATTGTTGGTTTTTAACAAACTATCCTATTCTCAAACAGGACAAGGAAATGTTTGGTGCTTTGGTAATCATGCAGGCTTAAATTTTAGTACAGGCAACCCTGTTGCTTTTTATAGCGGTCAAACCAATAATCTTGAAGGAAGTGCTACAATTTCTGATTCAGCAGGCAATCTCCTTTTTTATACAGACGGCATGACAATATGGAACGCTAACCATCAAACAATGGAAACAGGACTTTACGGTCATTCATCAGCAACTCAATCGGGTGTTATTGTTCCACACCCTACAAATCCTGATACCTTTTATGTTTTTACAATTGATGCAACACAAAATAACCTGAACCATGGATTACGATACACCATAGTTGATATGTCGTTGAATAGTGGATTAGGAGATGTGCCTACCCCCACCTCAAGTTCAAAAAACCAACTACTAACACCATCAGGCATAAAAATGGCTGAAAAAATTACCGCTGTAAGGCATTGTAATAATGTTGACATTTGGATTATCGGACACGGATACTCAAAAGGAAGTAGTAATGCAGGTGGTAAATTCTATGCATTTCTTCTTACACCAAATGGTATTGTTACAACTCCTGTTATTAGTACAGTTGGAACAGTACATCAAGGAGGTGATGGAAGTGGTTATGGAAATTCCAGAGGCTATTTAAAAGCATCATCTGACGGTAGAAAAATAGCATTAGCAATAACTTATGATGGTTGTACATCTTATTGGGCTAATTGGTGTAGCAGTTCATCAGGAGCATTTGAGGTATTTGACTTTGATTATACCACAGGAATCGTTTCCAACCCAATTAGATTTAAAGATAATTTTAAAGGTGCTTATGGAATTGCATTTTCTCCAAATGGAAATGTTCTTTACGGTGGCGGATGGGGTTCTTACGGGGGCAGTATTAAAATTTGGCAATGGAATCTCGCTGCCGGTTCAGCAACGGCAATAAAAAATTCTCAAACTACTGTTGCTACAGAATCTTCAGGAGGTTTTGGTGCCTTACAACTTGCTTCTGACGGCAAAATTTATATTTCCAGAAATTATAAATATAATTTATCTGTAATTAAATATCCTAACAAACTTGGTAGTTCATGCGGATACCAATCAAATGGTGTTTCCCTTGGTTCTCGTAGGTGTCGATACGGATTACCAACTTTTGTAGCATCATATTTTGACCCCAATCATGGTTATACTTATAGCAACAACTATGAAGACATGATAACTGTTTTTATGATTGCAGATTCACAACGAATTGATTCTGTATTTTGGAATTTTAACGATCCTACAACAGGAACAAGTGATACTTCTACAGCTTTTAATCCTGTTCATGCCTTTTCAGATACAGGCAATTATAATGTTTTACTTGTAATTTACAGATGCAATATTATTGACAGTATTTATCACTCAGTAATTAATTACCCAAGACCTAATACAGGATTTACCATAAATGATACTTTACAATGTTTTAATGAAAACAGATTTGTTTTTACAGATACCTCAACAATTGAAAGCGGAACAATAGATTACTTTAAATGGCATTTTGGTGATGGTGATACATCAAATGTTCAACACCCTGTTCATTCCTATTCTAATCCAGGAATTTATACGGTAAAATTAGTTACAACTTACGACCACAAAGGAATGGATTCCTCAACGCATCAATTAGAGGTAATTTATAGCCCTAATGCAGTTGTTGGTGTAAACGACACATTGCAATGCCTTAGTGGTAATTTATGTTATTTTGATAATAATTCATCAATCAGCACAACAAGTTCTTTGAGCTTTTATTGGGATTTGGGAGGTGGTGATACTTCAACATCTATTTATGTTCTTCCAAAAACATACACAACTGCGGATACATTTGCAGTAATGCTGATAGCAACATCCGATTCAGCTTGTGTTGATACTTCAATTCAAAATGTGTTTATCAGACCAATGCCAAATGCTGGATTTTCATTAAATGATACAGCACAGTGTCTTACCGCAAATAATTTTATCTTTACAAATAATACAACTATTGCTTACGATACTTTGTCGTATTTATGGAGTTTTGGCGGTAATGATACTTCTACTGCAACAAATCCTAACCATTCATATTCAAGCAGTGATACTTTTGAAGTTAAATTATTGGCAACAACAAATTTCGGATGTAAAGATTCAGCTTACCAAACAAATATTGTTTTCCCAATGCCAAATTCGGGATTCTCAGTAAACGATAGTAACCAATGTTTAAGGGGAAATAATTTTGTTTTTACAAATTCATCTTCAATAAGTTCAGGTTCATTATCGTACTATTGGGATTTTGGGGACGGTGATACTTCAACTTCTAAAAATCCTTCCCATTCATTTGCTACTTCAGATACTTTTCAAGTGAAATTACTTGTGTATTCAGGGGAAGGTTGCCCTGATTCAATTACCAAAACCGTTTATGTTTTCCCAATGCCGAATTCTGTATTTTCAATAAATGATTCTGCACAATGTTATTATGGAAACAGCTATGTTTTTTCCAACAGCTCGAATATTTCAACAGGAAGCATTTCTTATTTGTGGAATTTTGGAGATTCAGACACATCCACTTTTACAAACCCAACACATTCTTATACTTCTGACGACACATTTAATGTGAAACTAATAGTTACATCAGCTTTAGGATGTAAAGATTCATTAATTAAATCAACTATTGTTTATCCTGAGCCACAGCCATCATTTTCATTTAACGATAGCGACCAATGCATGAACGGACATCAATTTATTATTACAAATAACTCAACAATAAATTCAGGTTCAATGACATGGTTCTGGAACTTTGATGACGGAACAACAAGCACAAATGAAAATCCTACTCATAATTATTCAACAGAAGATACTTTTGAAGTTAA